Proteins co-encoded in one Papaver somniferum cultivar HN1 chromosome 5, ASM357369v1, whole genome shotgun sequence genomic window:
- the LOC113279392 gene encoding uncharacterized protein LOC113279392, with protein sequence MMWKLIYSSDEWALFFTAKFKDKYGIWFSKWKLSSVRAGLRWAWLTLQEDISWRVGNGASISVWFDNWYGSSPLINEIGYTDFIHNNMQLKVQNLIINNQWNIHPQLQHLLQFDNLPQIHNGSNSIIWNLHSSGIFNNEKAVEKIRHKEDKVEWSSYIWRKSLHPTIASNIWKLLQGVYVNDDIKRKQGYDMPSRCCICKSEQDFMEHTLWICEFSV encoded by the coding sequence atgatgtggaaattGATATACTCATCAGATGAATGGGCTTTGTTTTTTACAGCTAAGTTCAAAGATAAATATGGTATATGGTTTTcaaaatggaaattatcatcaGTAAGAGCAGGTTTGCGATGGGCTTGGCTTACTTTACAAGAAGACATCTCTTGGAGGGTTGGAAATGGAGCTAGCATCTCAGTCTGGTTTGATAACTGGTATGGATCATCCCCACTTATTAATGAAATTGGTTATACTGATTTTATTCATAACAATATGCAGTTAAAAGTTCAGAACTTAATCATTAATAACCAATGGAACATACATCCTCAGTTGCAGCATTTGTTACAGTTTGATAATTTGCCTCAGATCCACAATGGAAGTAATTCCATAATATGGAACCTACATAGTAGTGGAATTTTCAATAATGAAAAGGCTGtggagaaaataagacacaaggagGACAAGGTAGAATGGTCTTCTTATATATGGAGAAAATCTTTGCACCCAACTATTGCCAGCAACATTTGGAAACTTCTGCAGGGAGTTTATGTGAATGATGACATTAAAAGAAAACAGGGATATGATATGCCTTCTAGATGCTGTATCTGCAAATCAGAGCAGGACTTTATGGAGCACACACTGTGGATTTGTGAATTCAGTGTATAG